The DNA sequence TCGCCGGGGACGCGCGGATGATGATCGCCAAGGACTCGATCGGCAGCGGGATCACCGGGCTCGTCATCCTGATCTCCGCGTTCACCGCGCAGCCGATCATGACCAAGGCACTGCGCCCGTTCCTCACCCACGGCAAGGCCGATCACGAGGGCGCCTGGGAGCGCCTCACCGGTAACCGCCGGTTCGAGACCGTCCTTCGTCGCGCCAGCTTCGTCTGGGGTATCGGCTTCGTGCTGGAGAGCGCGGCTCGTGTTGTCGGCGCCTTCACGCTGCCCGTCGAGACCATGGTGTGGCTGAGCACCGTCCTGTTCATCGGTTCCTTCGCCGTGATCATGGTCGTGGCCGGGGCGATGAGCGCCGAGGCCGGCGAGATGGTCGCGAACGAGGCCAAGACGGACGACCGTGCGCTCGTCGCCGCTTGACCTGCGGAAACCACGGGTGTACAGGTGTGTACATGTACACCAAGCGGGAGCAGCTGGTCGGCGACCTCTCCGACCTCATCCGGTCCGGGCGGCTGGCCCACGGCGATCGGCTGCCCGGCGAGAACCAGCTCGCGCTGCAGTACCAGGTCAGCCGCGGCACCGTGCGCAGCGCGCTCTCCGAACTGCAGCAGCTCGAGCTCATCTCCACCCAGGCCGGCGTCGGCTCGTTCGTCACCTTCGACGGGGTCCAGCTCGACCAGCGGCTCGGCTGGGCCCGCGCGCTCGCCGACGCCGGGGCGCCCGTCACCACCGAGCTGCTCGGCATCGAAGCCGTCGAAGACCGGGCCCTCGCCGAGGAATTCGGTGAACACAACTACATCGCGGTACGACGCCTGCGCCGGGAACACAGCCGCGGGATCTCCCTCGAGACGGCGACCGTGCCCGCGGTCGGGCCGCTGGCCGAGCTCCCGGAAACCGGCCTCCAGGACGGCTCCCTGACCAAGACGCTCGAAGCCGCCGGGCGGATTTCCACCGGCGGCGACCAGTGGATCAGCACCGAACGGCTCGACGCCTGCGCGGCCGACCTCCTCGGCCGCGCCATCGGCGAGCTCTTCCTCCGCGCCGAGCGCACCTCGGTCGACGTCGAGGGCCGGCTCGTCGAACGCGTCGTCAGCCTCCTGGACCCCGATCGGTTCCAGTTCCACCTCACCTTCGGACACCGGTGAACGCGCGGGACCGGGCGCTCGGCGCGTTCACCGGGCTCGCCGTCGGCGACGCGCTCGGGATGCCGACGCAGTCCATGTCCCGCGCCGCCATCGCCGCCGCCTACGGGCCGGTCACCGGGCTGCTCACCGCCGTCGCCGAGCAGCCGGTCGCGCCGTCGATGCCCGCCGGCTCGATCACCGACGACACCGAGCAGGCCATCCTGCTGGCCCGGCTGCTCATCGACGGCCGCGGCACCGTCGACCCGCACGTCTTCGCCGACGCCCTGCTGATCTGGGAGGCGGACATGGTCCGCCGCGGCTCCGCGGACCTGCTCGGCCCGTCGACGAAACGCGCGCTTTCCCGTCTCCAGGACGGCGTCCCGGCCGAAGAAGCCGGTCGCGGCGGGACCACCAACGGCGCCGCCATGCGCGTCACGCCGGTCGGCATCGCCACGCCGTCGGGCAACCTGCACGCCCTGGTCGACGCGGTCGTCGCGACCGCGCGCGTCACCCACAACACCAGCCTCGGCATCGCCGCCGCCGCGGCGGTCGCGGCCGCCGTCTCCGCCGGGGTCGACGGCGCGAGCCTGCCCGAAGCGCTCGACGCCGGCGAGCGCGCGGCCGTCGTCGGCGGGGAACGCGGGCACTGGGCGGCCGGCGGGGAGATCGCCGCCCGGATCCGCTGGGCACGCGGCTGGGTGCGGGGCATGACGCACGACGCCGTCGCCGACGCGGTCGGCCAGGTGATCGGGACTTCGGTCGCGTCGCAGGAGTCCGTCGTGGCCGCTTTCGCGCTGGCCGAAGCCATGGGTGACGACCCGGCCGCGGCGCTGCGCCTGGCCGCGGGGCTCGGCGGCGACACCGACACCGTCGCCGCGATCTGCGGCGCCATGCTCGGCGCCGCGCACGGTGTCGCCGCCATCCCGGCGGACCTCGCCGAGACCGTCCTCGCCGTGAACCACCTCGACTTCGGGCCGCTCGTGGACGAGCTGCTCACCCTGAGACGGCGCGCGCGGTGACCGGGCGGCTGGTGCACACCGGACAGGTCGTGCTCGACCTGGTCATGGCGGTGCCGACGCTGCCCCTTCGCGGCGGAGACGTCCTGGCTTCGTCCACGGATCTGTTGCCAGGCGGCGGTTTCAACGTCATGTCCGCGGCCGCCCGGTCCGGCGCCCGCGTGCTGTACGCCGGCAGCCACGGCACCGGTGCCTTCGGTGATCTCGCCCGGTCCGCGTTGTCCCGTGAAGGCATCGAAGTGGCGCACGAACCGACGCCGGACCTGGACACCGGCGTCGTCGTGGTGCTGGTCGAAGCGACGGGCGAGCGCACCTTCGCGACCGGCACCGGCGCGGAAGGACGGCTGCGTCCCGCACTCCTCGACCATGTCCACCCAAAGAGTGACGACGTCGTCTACGTCACCGGGTACAGTCTGTTGCACGAGATCAATCGAACCGCGCTCCTCGCTTGGCTGCCTCATCTGCCCGGCTCGAGGATTCTGTTCGATCCCGGCCCACTCATCGCCGAAGTTGATCTTGGAGACCTCCGTGAACTTCTGTCCATAGTAGACATTCTCAGCTGCACCGCGCGCGAAGCCGAGGTGCTCGGCGAACTGCCCCCGGTCGCCGTCGTCCGCGACGGCGCGAAGGGCTGCCGCGTCCACAAAAACGGCCGGACGACCGACATCCCGGGCTTCTCCGTGGACGCCGTCGACACGAACGGCGCCGGTGACACGCATTGCGGCGTACTGGCCGCGGAACTGCTGCGCGGCAGTACCCTCCTCGACGCCGCCGTGCGCGCCAACGCGGCGGCCGCGCTTTCGGTGACCCGCCCGGGCCCGGCGACCGCGCCGGACCGCGCGGCGATCGACCGCCTACTGACCAGGGAAAAGCCATGACCACGACCGAACGCAAGCTCAAAGTGGAGACCAACGGCCTCGACGTGATCGACGACGCCGAGCGCCGCGGCAGCCCGCGCGGGCTGTTCTGGCCGTGGTTCGGCGCGAACGTCTCGGTGCTCGGGCTGAGTTACGGCTCGTTCACGCTCGCGTTCGGCATCTCGTTCTGGCAGGCACTGGTCGCCGGTCTCGTCGGGATCGTCTTTTCGTTCCTGCTGTGCGGTTTCGTCGCGATCGCGGGCAAACGCGGGTCCGCGCCGACGATGCTGCTTTCACGTGCGGCCTTCGGCGTCCGCGGCAACCGGCTGCCGTCGGCGATCTCGTGGATCCTCACCGTGGGCTGGGAAACCGTGCTGACAGCACTGGCGACACTGGCCACGGGAACCGTCGTCAAGCGGCTCGGCTGGGGTGACGGCACGGCGGCGAGCGTGATCGCGCTGATCGTGGTGGCGGTGCTGATCGTCGGCGCCGGCGTGCTCGGCTTCGACGCGATCATGAAACTGCAGACGTGGATCACCTGGATCACCGGCGTGCTCACGATCGTCTACGTGATCCTCGTGGCGGGTGACGTCCACTGGGAGGCGGTCAGCGCGCTGCCGTCGGGCTCGGCGCAGCAGTGGATCGGCGCGCTGGTGTTCCTGATGACCGGCTTCGGCCTCGGCTGGGTCAACGCGGCCGCGGACTACTCGCGCTACCTGCCACGGTCGTCGTCCGGGCGGGGCGTGATCGGCTGGACGACGTTCGGCGCGTCGGTGGCCCCGCTGGTGCTGCTGGTGTTCGGGCTGCTGCTGGCCGGCTCGTCGCCCGAGCTGAGCAAAGCGATCGGCCTCGACCCGATCGGCGCGCTGACGACGTTGCTGCCGCTGTGGTTCCTGGTGCCGTTCGCGATCGTCGCGGTGCTGGGCCTGGTCGGCGGCGCGGTACTGGACATCTACTCGTCCGGGCTGGCGCTGCTCTCGGCGGGCCTGCGGATCCCCCGCCCGATCGCGGCGCTCGTCGACGGCGTGCTCATGGTGCTCGGCACGATCTACATCGTCTTCTTCAGCGACGGATTCCTGGGACAGTTCCAGGGTTTCCTGGTCACACTGGGCGTCCCGGTGGCCGCGTGGTGCGGCGTGATGCTGGCGGACGTCCTGCTGCGCCGCCGCGACTACGCCGAGCAGGACCTGTTCGACCGGGCGGGCCGCTACGGCGACGTCCGGGTCGGGCCGATCGCGCTGATCCTGGTGGCGACGGCACTCG is a window from the Amycolatopsis sp. NBC_00355 genome containing:
- a CDS encoding VC0807 family protein; protein product: MTKNSAPASLLQTLAVEIAVPTGVYYGLHSLGFSVFLSLALSGVVPLARTLFQFAKHRTLNGLALVVLVTNVVGMLLTFVAGDARMMIAKDSIGSGITGLVILISAFTAQPIMTKALRPFLTHGKADHEGAWERLTGNRRFETVLRRASFVWGIGFVLESAARVVGAFTLPVETMVWLSTVLFIGSFAVIMVVAGAMSAEAGEMVANEAKTDDRALVAA
- a CDS encoding GntR family transcriptional regulator; its protein translation is MYTKREQLVGDLSDLIRSGRLAHGDRLPGENQLALQYQVSRGTVRSALSELQQLELISTQAGVGSFVTFDGVQLDQRLGWARALADAGAPVTTELLGIEAVEDRALAEEFGEHNYIAVRRLRREHSRGISLETATVPAVGPLAELPETGLQDGSLTKTLEAAGRISTGGDQWISTERLDACAADLLGRAIGELFLRAERTSVDVEGRLVERVVSLLDPDRFQFHLTFGHR
- a CDS encoding ADP-ribosylglycohydrolase family protein, with amino-acid sequence MNARDRALGAFTGLAVGDALGMPTQSMSRAAIAAAYGPVTGLLTAVAEQPVAPSMPAGSITDDTEQAILLARLLIDGRGTVDPHVFADALLIWEADMVRRGSADLLGPSTKRALSRLQDGVPAEEAGRGGTTNGAAMRVTPVGIATPSGNLHALVDAVVATARVTHNTSLGIAAAAAVAAAVSAGVDGASLPEALDAGERAAVVGGERGHWAAGGEIAARIRWARGWVRGMTHDAVADAVGQVIGTSVASQESVVAAFALAEAMGDDPAAALRLAAGLGGDTDTVAAICGAMLGAAHGVAAIPADLAETVLAVNHLDFGPLVDELLTLRRRAR
- a CDS encoding PfkB family carbohydrate kinase: MTGRLVHTGQVVLDLVMAVPTLPLRGGDVLASSTDLLPGGGFNVMSAAARSGARVLYAGSHGTGAFGDLARSALSREGIEVAHEPTPDLDTGVVVVLVEATGERTFATGTGAEGRLRPALLDHVHPKSDDVVYVTGYSLLHEINRTALLAWLPHLPGSRILFDPGPLIAEVDLGDLRELLSIVDILSCTAREAEVLGELPPVAVVRDGAKGCRVHKNGRTTDIPGFSVDAVDTNGAGDTHCGVLAAELLRGSTLLDAAVRANAAAALSVTRPGPATAPDRAAIDRLLTREKP
- a CDS encoding purine-cytosine permease family protein, with translation MTTTERKLKVETNGLDVIDDAERRGSPRGLFWPWFGANVSVLGLSYGSFTLAFGISFWQALVAGLVGIVFSFLLCGFVAIAGKRGSAPTMLLSRAAFGVRGNRLPSAISWILTVGWETVLTALATLATGTVVKRLGWGDGTAASVIALIVVAVLIVGAGVLGFDAIMKLQTWITWITGVLTIVYVILVAGDVHWEAVSALPSGSAQQWIGALVFLMTGFGLGWVNAAADYSRYLPRSSSGRGVIGWTTFGASVAPLVLLVFGLLLAGSSPELSKAIGLDPIGALTTLLPLWFLVPFAIVAVLGLVGGAVLDIYSSGLALLSAGLRIPRPIAALVDGVLMVLGTIYIVFFSDGFLGQFQGFLVTLGVPVAAWCGVMLADVLLRRRDYAEQDLFDRAGRYGDVRVGPIALILVATALGWGLVTNTSAGWLNWQGYLLEPFGLGGRDGSWAFANLGVLVALVLGFAVTLATKRRIRAQEAA